The following coding sequences lie in one Lolium perenne isolate Kyuss_39 chromosome 2, Kyuss_2.0, whole genome shotgun sequence genomic window:
- the LOC127331012 gene encoding uncharacterized protein, whose translation MPTIIVKVDLGCRRCHAKIKKVLDRIREKGEFVIDDIEYDEKKSRVIVSGPFDADKLADKLCCKACNIIKEIEIVEPDKKEELKPPGPEDKVKEPPPSPTKTKKHKPPPPPPPPPPTKVVEVPYPCPYPYPLPAWPSGCCCHHGHGGCHCCSCARPDPPPAPAPQYIMLPSYPCGGYMMVCDEDPSGPCTIM comes from the exons ATGCCGACCATCATCGTCAAGGTAGACCTGGGATGCCGCCGCTGCCACGCCAAGATCAAGAAAGTGCTCGACAGGATCAGAG AAAAGGGTGAGTTCGTCATCGACGACATCGAGTACGACGAGAAGAAGAGCCGGGTGATAGTGTCGGGTCCCTTCGACGCCGACAAGCTCGCCGACAAGCTCTGTTGCAAGGCCTGCAACATCATCAAGGAGATCGAGATCGTGGAGCCGGACAAGAAAGAGGAGCTCAAGCCTCCGGGGCCGGAGGACAAGGTGAAGgaaccgccgccgtcgccaacaAAAACGAAGAAGCACAagccgccgccacctccaccgccgcctccACCGACCAAGGTCGTAGAGGTGCCATACCCGTGTCCGTACCCCTACCCGCTCCCAGCGTGGCCGTCCGGCTGCTGCTGCCACCACGGACACGGCGGCTGCCACTGCTGCTCGTGCGCCAGGCCGGACCCTCCGCCGGCGCCAGCGCCACAGTACATCATGCTGCCGTCGTATCCGTGCGGCGGCTACATGATGGTCTGCGATGAGGACCCGTCCGGCCCATGCACCATCATGTGA